A window from Acinonyx jubatus isolate Ajub_Pintada_27869175 chromosome E1, VMU_Ajub_asm_v1.0, whole genome shotgun sequence encodes these proteins:
- the PDK2 gene encoding pyruvate dehydrogenase kinase, isozyme 2 isoform X2, translating to MGTRWLPVRECIPPPGAWTQRWRYVQSLLDIMEFLDKDPEDHRTLSQFTDALITIRNRHNDVVPTMAQGVLEYKDTYGDDPVSNQNIQYFLDRFYLSRISIRMLINQHTLIFDGSTNPAHPKHIGSIDPNCNVSEVVKDAYDMAKLLCDKYYMASPDLEIQEINTSNSKQPIHMVYVPSHLYHMLFELFKNAMRATVESHESSLVLPPIKVMVALGEEDLSIKMSDRGGGVPLRKIERLFSYMYSTAPTPQPGTGGTPLAGFGYGLPISRLYAKYFQGDLQLFSMEGFGTDAVIYLKALSTDSVERLPVYNKSAWRHYQTIQEAGDWCMPSTEPKNTSTYRVS from the exons ATGGGGACGAGGTGGCTGCCTGTGAGAGAGTGCATACCTCCTCCAGGAGCTTGGACGCAGAGGTGGAG GTATGTCCAAAGTCTCCTGGACATCATGGAGTTCCTGGACAAAGACCCCGAGGACCATCGTACCCTGAGCCA GTTCACCGATGCCCTGATCACCATCCGGAACCGCCACAACGACGTGGTGCCCACCATGGCGCAGGGCGTGCTGGAGTACAAGGACACCTACGGCGACGACCCGGTCTCCAACCAGAACATCCAGTACTTTCTGGACCGCTTCTACCTCAGCCGCATCTCCATCCGCATGCTCATCAACCAGCACA CCCTGATTTTTGACGGCAGCACCAACCCGGCCCACCCCAAACACATTGGCAGCATCGACCCCAACTGCAACGTCTCCGAGGTGGTGAAGG ATGCCTATGATATGGCCAAGCTCCTGTGTGACAAGTACTACATGGCCTCCCCTGACTTGGAGATCCAAGAGATCAATA CCTCCAACTCCAAACAGCCAATTCACATGGTCTATGTCCCTTCCCACCTCTACCACATGCTTTTTGAACTCTTCAAG AATGCCATGCGCGCAACTGTGGAAAGCCACGAGTCCAGCCTTGTCCTCCCACCTATCAAGGTCATGGTGGCCTTGGGTGAGGAAGATCTGTCCATCAAA ATGAGTGACCGGGGTGGGGGAGTCCCCCTGAGGAAGATCGAGCGACTCTTCAGCTACATGTActccacagcccccaccccccagccaggcACTGGAGGGACCCCGCTG GCTGGCTTCGGGTACGGGCTCCCCATTTCCCGCCTCTATGCCAAGTACTTCCAGGGAGACCTGCAGCTCTTCTCCATGGAGGGCTTTGGGACCGATGCTGTCATCTACCTCAAG GCCCTGTCCACGGACTCCGTGGAACGCCTGCCCGTCTACAACAAGTCAGCCTGGCGTCACTACCAGACCATCCAGGAGGCGGGCGACTGGTgtatgcccagcacggagcccaagaACACGTCCACCTACCGTGTCAGCTAG
- the SAMD14 gene encoding sterile alpha motif domain-containing protein 14 — translation MASSKLREPADEVFDLDLAVPETVRLDSSLHKARAQLLAKGRRHRPSRSRLRDSASSAEDGEGSDGPGGKVTDGCGSPLHRLRSPLHSGPGSPAGGSFCLEPPGLRRSLDEDEPPPSPLTRYRPLHNATSHEGLAAASCSPPRSAPSSDSSPSFVRRHPRAEPHSEDDSRDASPPEPASPTIGLDKKTRRKFLDLGVTLRRASSSKSRKDKSSNRLSMGSRESVEGSGRSGGSPFLPFSWFTDSGKGSASSGNTTSPACSPKHEGFSPKKSASQESTLSDDSTPPSSSPKIPSGPRQETKCSYPYHTLSQSSDEFLDEPLPTVHHWTSQQVGQWLHSLNLEQYAAEFAARQVDGPQLLQLDGSKLKSLGLSNSHDRALVKRKVKELAAAAEKERKAQEKAARQREKLRRREQEAKKS, via the exons ATGGCTTCTTCAAAGCTACGAGAACCTGCGGACGAGGTTTTTG ACCTGGACTTGGCCGTGCCAGAGACCGTCAGACTGGACAGCAGTTTACATAAGGCCCGAGCCCAGCTACTGGCCAAGGGCCGGAGACACCGACCTTCCCGCTCCAGGCTTCGGGACAGTGCCAGCTCTGCAGAGGACGGCGAAGGCTCCGATGGGCCTGGAGGCAAG gtgacGGACGGCTGCGGGAGCCCCCTGCACCGGCTGCGCTCGCCTCTGCACTCGGGCCCGGGGTCCCCGGCGGGGGGCTCTTTCTGCCTGGAGCCTCCGGGGTTGCGGCGCAGCCTGGACGAAGACGAGCCGCCGCCCTCGCCGCTCACACGCTACCGGCCCCTGCACAACGCCACCTCGCACGAGGGCCTGGCCGCCGCCTCCTGCTCGCCGCCGCGCTCGGCGCCCTCCTCGGACAGCTCGCCCAGCTTCGTGCGCCGCCACCCGCGCGCGGAGCCGCACAGCGAAG ATGACAGCCGGGACGCCAGCCCCCCTGAGCCTGCCAGCCCCACCATCGGCCTGGATAAGAAGACTCGCCGCAAGTTCTTGGACCTGGG GGTCACCTTACGCAGAGCATCCAGTAGCAAGAGCCGGAAGGACAAGAGCAGCAACCGCTTGTCCATGGGCAGCAG GGAGTCAGTGGAGGGGTCCGGCAGGTCAGGGGGCTCCCCGTTCCTGCCCttttcctggttcacagacagcGGCAAGGGCTCGGCGTCCTCTGGCAACACCACCTCCCCCGCCTGCTCCCCTAAACACGAGGGCTTCAGCCCGAAGAAGTCAGCTTCTCAG GAATCCACCCTGAGTGATGACTCCACACCCCCCAGCAGCAGCCCCAAGATCCCCAGTGGTCCCCGGCAGGAGACCAAGTGTTCCTACCCCTACCACACGCTGTCCCAATCTTCGGATGAG TTCCTGGACGAACCTCTCCCCACTGTCCACCACTGGACCAGTCAGCAGGTGGGCCAGTGGCTGCACAGCCTCAACCTGGAGCAGTATGCCGCTGAGTTCGCCGCGCGGCAGGTGGATGGGCCCCAGCTCCTGCAGCTGGATGGAAGCAAACTGAAG agcctggggctcagcaactcgcATGACCGGGCGCTAGTGAAGCGGAAGGTGAAGGAGCTGGCAGCGGCCGCTGAGAAGGAGCGCAAGGCCCAGGAGAAGGCCGCACGGCAGCGCGAGAAACTCCGGCGCAGGGAGCAGGAGGCCAAGAAAAGCTAG